The Arachis ipaensis cultivar K30076 chromosome B10, Araip1.1, whole genome shotgun sequence DNA window TACTCCAGCAGCAACTCCCATAGCTCCCATGGCGGttacttcttcctttttctcttgtgTGTTCTGAGTTCCCTTCCCATGGCGGTTACTATGCCGATGATTCATTTACTTATCTTTGTGTTTGCACTTGCTACATTATCGTATTCCTCTGCGTACGATCGGCTTTCGAAACCTCTTGTTGGAGATGATGGAAGAATTTATGTTTGTTCCAATAAGAAGCTTTTTGCATTTGAAAGCAATGGTAGCATCTCATGGTCCATGCATATAGACTATAAATGCAATGTTGCTGTGGCACCTGTTCATGGAGGTTTTGGCAAGGTTTGTTTCTCGATCTCTCCTCTCGCTgttgtgttgttgttgttgttgttgccgcCATTGGCCTTCCCGATTCATGAATATACTGTTGCTTGTTTTCAAGACTCtaaattgttatatatattttttttaattttacttaatATTATATACTGATTGTGTTATACTGTTATAGTGTTGTGAACTACAAATACTAAATTGGTTTATTTCATAGTTTTGTTTAATCATTGAATTATTGGATTGGTGTTCTTGAATGATTGAATTGTTTTTGTTATTGTTGTAGTTTGTTGATCTGTTCTAGTGATTGAGATTTTATCGCAAATGAACCAGATGAAGAATATGAATATATTATAATCATCCCTTAAATGATTTACTTTAGAGTTTAAACTTCAATTGTTTATTTCTAGTAATTTGGTTTATTCAAGATTTGCATTTCTTTTTTTATAGTTAAATTTTTGTGTGTTTTATTATTTTGAGCTGCTTAACCGCTAAGCAACCGAGTTGTGATCTGATGGCTGGTCTCTGATTAACACAGTCTAACCATCCGGTTCGATTTGCCACTCCTCATGAATATCTTCTTGAAATTATGTTTTCTGCATAAATGATGAGTTGGAATTACTTGCAGTAACATATTGTCATGGAATTTATCTGAGTTTTGGATCCATGTATTTTGGTGTAAAACTATTGTCTATTGTAGCAATTGAAAAGTGTCCAACAAACTATGTTTATCATTCTGAATTAGATTTCCTATTTCCTTGAATTTTAAGTATTTTGGCTTCCCTAATTAGCCAATTTGTTTTTAAGGCATGGGATTCCCATAAACATGTAGATTGACTCACTGGTATCCCACATGCTAGCTTATTCCAAATAGGCATTTAAACATTTGAATCATGTAGACTTATGGTGGAATATGAATACAAGGAGTTTGGAATCCTCTAAAGTAAGAAAATTAATCCATAATAATTTAATGGAATACCCAGAAAGATTATAATTTGTTGTTGCCTATTGTTGTTGTCATTGCTTGATGGAATATGAATACAAAGAGTTTGGATCCTCAATTCAAACTTGTATATACCACTGAGAAAATTGgaaattttctctctctttttgttatttattaatttttagttttctttataGTGCTAGTATTTATTAGTTCCTGCCACTTGCAGATATATTTGATAGCTGATAACAGAATATTAATGGTTAAACTGGAAAACAGTGGAACTTCTGAGCCTGTAGCAGAATTATTCTTTGGTCCAGGACCTGGTCAACAGGTAGAGACTGAAATTATTGGGCTTTCGGTAAGCACATTAACCTCAACAGTGTTTATAAACATCAAGAATCGAGGACTCTTTGCATATAAGTCACATGGACGTTTACTATGGAGTATTGGACCTGTGCTTTATAAATTTGGCTTCCATCAAGGATGCCGGAAAAACATTACAGATTGTTTCTTTGCATCGGTCCCGGTGCTTGATCAATGCGAGGGTAGTATATACGTAAGGCTTACCCATCTATTATTTATTGCAACATTTATTGAAAACCATGGCTCAAGTATGATATACATATTAACAGATGGTTTTTGAAATCATTGCTATGTTGATAAATAAAGTTTTTATGTCTGCTTAATCTTGGATATAATAGACAGTGGCAAAAAAAGCTATATGTAATACTCCTACATATACTACTCTAACTATATCTAATATTCAAACTTATTTCTATTAATTGGGTCAAACCCAATTGTATTCATTACATTGATATCCCAGGATTAATGTGACTTCTTTGAAGTGTGTATGTTTTTTATATTTGCAGATCTCAAATACAGAAGGACAGCTCTATTGCTTGTCTATTCGCGGCCGTCACTTTAGATGGATACAGGATTTTAGTTATTTAGACAGAAATTTCACCATCACCGCCGGGAACAATGGTCGTTTGTATGTAACAGTTCCTGTGAGGGCTCTTTTATTGGCTCTAGATGTCTTTTCAGGTAATGTCTTGTGGCAGAGAAGTATTGGCCCATTAAGCAAAGCTGACTCTGTACCCATAGTAGATTCTAATGgtaagttttaacttttaacctatAAGGCTTACTAATTGAAGATACTGTTTTATTGTCAATCACGGTTAGTTTATAAGGGTCTGTCAATTAGTAAAGGATCAATGTTATGCAAACATACATGAAAATTTTACTAAGAGAAGTTAGGATTATTCTAATTGAACTGATGCTTTCCAAGATCTTACTCTCTTTACAATAGTCCTTTAATTTTCACTTGTATCCATCAGAACATTTTCGGCATGATAATGCAGTATCCATCTTCCCTTGTACTCGCCCCTAGTATCTTTAAACTTTTCAAACAATCAGAAATATCACACAACCAATTATCTGCAGTTTATAAACTTACATCATTCAAGCACATTTTTCACAACAGGATGGGTGTCTATTGGTTCATTGGATGGATTCCTTTACTCATTTTCACCAACTGGGGATCTTAAGAAATTCTCAAGAAGAAATACAGATAACTATGTGATTCAAGTTGGTTCTTTTCTTGATTGCTCTGGATTTGCTGTCTATACTTCACAGATAGAGATGGAAGGAAAAGTTAGCCACACTGCTGGTGAATTCACCACTGTTTCAGCAATTCGACCGAAAGTTGCATTGTTAACTATGTTAGTTCCTGCAACTGGATCAATC harbors:
- the LOC107621262 gene encoding protein GAMETE EXPRESSED 3 isoform X2 gives rise to the protein MAVTMPMIHLLIFVFALATLSYSSAYDRLSKPLVGDDGRIYVCSNKKLFAFESNGSISWSMHIDYKCNVAVAPVHGGFGKIYLIADNRILMVKLENSGTSEPVAELFFGPGPGQQVETEIIGLSVSTLTSTVFINIKNRGLFAYKSHGRLLWSIGPVLYKFGFHQGCRKNITDCFFASVPVLDQCEGSIYISNTEGQLYCLSIRGRHFRWIQDFSYLDRNFTITAGNNGRLYVTVPVRALLLALDVFSGNVLWQRSIGPLSKADSVPIVDSNGWVSIGSLDGFLYSFSPTGDLKKFSRRNTDNYVIQVGSFLDCSGFAVYTSQIEMEGKVSHTAGEFTTVSAIRPKVALLTMLVPATGSIYWSENNPETGNLLQCRTTGQKLASSCSQARTKLVSIYTGNERVIALFLLFESTVLAILIGLVRFCCSFWAKKKLQDQGLGSFLAKRCSLQLKKKALDRTITELERKAAEEAADREVLDKLVDISKEREGIQRKLSTSYSLGRDKSDSHARSILPLQTGKTKSYSFQGTRRKNMTMFHTMSDTSSSESSYEGETSMLGNKDSSTKAKTKTLMMEDSSSSGSSSEKFRRRGLRRNY
- the LOC107621262 gene encoding protein GAMETE EXPRESSED 3 isoform X1 — its product is MAVTMPMIHLLIFVFALATLSYSSAYDRLSKPLVGDDGRIYVCSNKKLFAFESNGSISWSMHIDYKCNVAVAPVHGGFGKIYLIADNRILMVKLENSGTSEPVAELFFGPGPGQQVETEIIGLSVSTLTSTVFINIKNRGLFAYKSHGRLLWSIGPVLYKFGFHQGCRKNITDCFFASVPVLDQCEGSIYISNTEGQLYCLSIRGRHFRWIQDFSYLDRNFTITAGNNGRLYVTVPVRALLLALDVFSGNVLWQRSIGPLSKADSVPIVDSNGWVSIGSLDGFLYSFSPTGDLKKFSRRNTDNYVIQVGSFLDCSGFAVYTSQIEMEGKVSHTAGEFTTVSAIRPKVALLTMLVPATGSIYWSENNPGQLTTSLSKSDLSQFLVDEEILLAFLAASKTGNLLQCRTTGQKLASSCSQARTKLVSIYTGNERVIALFLLFESTVLAILIGLVRFCCSFWAKKKLQDQGLGSFLAKRCSLQLKKKALDRTITELERKAAEEAADREVLDKLVDISKEREGIQRKLSTSYSLGRDKSDSHARSILPLQTGKTKSYSFQGTRRKNMTMFHTMSDTSSSESSYEGETSMLGNKDSSTKAKTKTLMMEDSSSSGSSSEKFRRRGLRRNY